The following coding sequences lie in one Stigmatella aurantiaca genomic window:
- a CDS encoding alpha/beta fold hydrolase, producing the protein MRTESTSPPRYAEHVVPFVAGDGRPLNLVHILGERAPDKGPVVLVHGAGVRANIFRAPVEQSLVDTLVTAGYDVWLENWRASIDLEPNAWTLDQAAVHDHPKAIQTIVRETGWDEVKAIVHCQGSTSFMLSAVAGLVPQVKVIVSNAVSLHPQVPRSAGWKARYALPVVARLTDHLNPQWGLEAKGAVARAITLLVKATHRECDNTVCRLASFTYGTGFPTLWRHENLNPETHEWLKHEFAQVPLTFFQQMAQCLRAGQLVPVEGYRELPEDVAERPPETDARFVLLTGALNRCFLPESQRRTHEQLSRHRPGYHALHVIPGYGHLDIFMGQNAARDVFPLIQAELDRPV; encoded by the coding sequence ATGCGAACCGAATCCACTTCTCCTCCTCGCTACGCGGAGCACGTCGTGCCCTTCGTGGCCGGAGATGGCCGGCCGCTGAACCTCGTTCACATCCTCGGAGAGCGAGCGCCGGACAAGGGACCCGTGGTCCTTGTCCATGGGGCGGGTGTACGCGCCAACATCTTCCGCGCGCCCGTCGAGCAGTCCCTCGTGGATACACTCGTGACGGCTGGCTACGACGTGTGGCTAGAGAACTGGCGTGCGAGCATCGACCTCGAACCCAACGCGTGGACGCTCGACCAGGCCGCCGTCCACGATCACCCCAAAGCCATCCAGACGATCGTCCGGGAAACTGGCTGGGATGAGGTGAAGGCCATCGTCCACTGCCAGGGCTCGACGAGCTTCATGCTGTCGGCGGTGGCGGGGCTCGTCCCGCAGGTGAAGGTCATCGTCAGCAACGCCGTCTCCCTGCATCCCCAGGTGCCGCGCTCGGCGGGCTGGAAGGCCCGCTACGCCCTCCCTGTGGTGGCACGGCTGACGGACCACCTGAACCCTCAATGGGGTCTGGAGGCAAAGGGCGCCGTCGCCAGAGCCATCACCCTGCTGGTGAAGGCCACCCATCGAGAGTGTGACAACACCGTGTGCAGGCTGGCGAGCTTCACGTACGGCACGGGGTTCCCAACGCTCTGGCGCCACGAGAACCTCAACCCCGAGACGCACGAGTGGCTGAAGCACGAGTTCGCCCAGGTACCGCTCACCTTCTTCCAGCAAATGGCCCAGTGCCTGCGCGCGGGGCAGCTGGTGCCGGTGGAGGGCTACCGGGAACTCCCCGAGGACGTGGCCGAGCGCCCGCCCGAGACGGACGCCCGCTTCGTCTTGCTCACCGGAGCCTTGAACCGGTGCTTCCTGCCCGAGAGCCAGCGGCGCACCCATGAGCAGCTCTCGCGGCACCGGCCCGGCTACCACGCGCTGCACGTGATTCCCGGGTACGGGCACCTGGACATCTTCATGGGCCAGAACGCAGCCCGGGACGTCTTTCCTCTCATCCAGGCCGAGCTGGACAGGCCGGTGTAA
- a CDS encoding ricin-type beta-trefoil lectin domain protein: MALRPAVNTALCLEARPASSYNGLEATIAACNGGSIQAWTYTNGTLRVGNCCLDVNGGVDFNGTRIHL; encoded by the coding sequence GTGGCCCTGAGACCCGCGGTCAACACGGCGCTCTGCCTGGAAGCAAGGCCTGCGTCGTCCTACAACGGCCTGGAAGCCACGATCGCCGCCTGCAACGGGGGCTCGATCCAAGCGTGGACCTATACGAACGGAACCCTTCGCGTGGGCAACTGCTGCCTGGACGTGAACGGGGGCGTGGACTTCAATGGCACCCGGATTCACCTCTAG
- a CDS encoding GMC family oxidoreductase, with protein sequence MTQKPSSGRPHKDRLLQQLQQGTLSRRGFLTLLGLSATAVGTQTLFGCGDASSEYDYIIVGAGSAGCTLAARLLMDSDARVLLIEAGGTNDREEIRDFSQSWKLTQPGSETDWGYKSVPQPALRDKVQSYSCGKVLGGSSSINGMVWVKGNPADFDGWAAAGCPGWDARSVQPSFQTLSQAIQPSAALTSRNALAQAVFEAAAGLGHARNTDYNGESQRGVSYTQLNVWEDGRRQDAFTAFVAPHADNPRLSILTGAQVKRISVRGKKADGVILDQAGAEQTLKANREVIVCAGTLHTPQLLMLSGIGNPADLEPHGIPLVATVPGVGRNLHDHLISVAARKLRQPEPASHITAMDVNVFFGEGPRPGMPRFQAQAYYMRYGWGTYPSEAVAFGLIHLHPTSRGTVKLRSADFRDAPLIDPALLSTEEDLAHQLEGYKAIRGLLAAPGLRDWVEDVEHTPGPDVSTDEQLLAALRQHSESDFHPVGTCRMGQDDLAVVDPQLRVRGLEGLRLASAAIMPTVPSGNTNAPSMMVGDHAGRLILGRG encoded by the coding sequence ATGACCCAGAAGCCCTCCTCCGGACGTCCCCACAAGGACCGTCTCCTCCAGCAGCTCCAGCAAGGAACCCTCTCCCGCCGCGGCTTCCTGACGCTGCTCGGCCTGTCGGCCACGGCCGTGGGAACCCAGACCCTCTTTGGCTGTGGGGACGCCTCCTCCGAGTACGACTACATCATCGTGGGCGCGGGCTCGGCGGGGTGCACCCTGGCGGCCCGGCTGCTCATGGACTCGGATGCGCGCGTGCTGCTGATCGAGGCCGGGGGCACGAATGACCGCGAGGAGATCCGCGACTTCAGCCAGTCCTGGAAGCTGACGCAGCCCGGCTCCGAGACCGACTGGGGCTACAAGTCCGTGCCCCAGCCCGCGCTGCGGGACAAGGTCCAGTCCTACTCCTGCGGCAAGGTGCTGGGGGGCAGCAGCTCCATCAACGGCATGGTCTGGGTGAAGGGCAACCCGGCCGACTTCGATGGCTGGGCCGCGGCCGGATGCCCCGGGTGGGACGCCCGCAGCGTTCAGCCCTCGTTCCAGACCTTGAGCCAGGCGATTCAGCCGTCCGCCGCGCTCACGTCGCGCAACGCGCTGGCCCAGGCAGTGTTCGAGGCCGCCGCCGGGCTCGGCCATGCCCGCAACACGGACTACAACGGCGAGAGCCAGCGGGGCGTGAGCTACACCCAGCTCAATGTGTGGGAGGACGGCCGGCGCCAGGACGCCTTCACCGCCTTCGTGGCGCCGCACGCGGACAACCCCCGGTTGAGCATCCTGACCGGGGCCCAGGTCAAGCGCATCTCCGTACGAGGGAAGAAGGCGGACGGGGTCATCCTGGACCAAGCGGGCGCGGAGCAGACGCTGAAGGCGAACCGGGAAGTCATCGTCTGCGCGGGCACCCTGCACACCCCCCAGCTGCTGATGCTCTCGGGGATTGGCAACCCGGCGGACCTGGAGCCCCATGGCATTCCCTTGGTGGCGACGGTGCCGGGGGTGGGCCGGAACCTGCACGATCACCTCATCTCGGTGGCGGCCCGGAAGCTGCGGCAGCCCGAGCCGGCGTCTCACATCACCGCGATGGACGTGAATGTCTTCTTCGGGGAGGGGCCCCGGCCCGGCATGCCGAGGTTCCAGGCGCAGGCCTATTACATGCGCTACGGCTGGGGCACGTACCCCTCGGAGGCGGTGGCCTTTGGCCTCATCCACCTGCACCCGACGAGCCGGGGCACCGTGAAGCTGCGCTCGGCGGACTTCCGGGACGCGCCGCTCATCGACCCGGCCCTGCTCTCCACGGAGGAGGACCTGGCCCATCAACTCGAAGGCTACAAGGCCATCCGGGGCCTGCTCGCCGCGCCCGGCTTGCGCGACTGGGTGGAGGACGTGGAACACACCCCCGGGCCGGACGTCTCCACGGACGAGCAGCTGCTGGCCGCCCTGCGCCAGCACTCCGAGAGCGACTTCCATCCGGTGGGCACGTGCCGCATGGGCCAGGATGACCTGGCGGTGGTGGATCCCCAGCTTCGCGTGAGGGGCCTGGAGGGGCTGCGGCTGGCGAGCGCCGCCATCATGCCCACCGTCCCCTCGGGCAACACCAACGCGCCCAGCATGATGGTGGGCGACCACGCGGGCCGGCTGATCCTCGGGCGCGGCTGA
- a CDS encoding metallophosphoesterase family protein — protein sequence MSWLDPLLLAKTGLRASISATIGKQADRRLLDALAAPEVKPYDFSVDATGNPREELWFDYVSDLGDGWDSTYAVAQAVSHPTLAVRDDSGATYETRGGELLVFGGDEVYPAASVAEYVERTLQPWVCAIRGQRRPPHLFAVPGNHDWYDGLVSFMRLFCQGRTLDGFKTHQRRSYFSVKLPQGWWLLGVDMQLESDIDRPQVSYFEELAKQMREGDRIILCLAEPAWLAAQTHSQESRFRLENNLRYLEEHVLGKKVSVFLAGDIHHYQRHANAEGRQKIVAGGGGAFLHPTHAYRTEATLREGFTPRKSFPSPQESRRLCWRNLGLAATSPRFGLLTGLLYLLLAWALPVNLGDANVPQSLGLVGLTLLSSPGLVLITVLALLGLIGFADKSFGRWRWAAGGLHGLAHLAAVFLLAVGVAHLMGSVLHLPFRSPGRDLLSAGLFFVGGFLAGPTLMGLYLLLSLNVFGAHANEAFSSLAIPDWKNFIRLHIGKNGELSIFPVGIRRVPRAWKPGETAREPAWIADPQERRATPPALIEPPIVL from the coding sequence GTGTCCTGGTTGGATCCCCTCCTGCTTGCGAAGACAGGCCTGAGGGCCTCCATCTCCGCCACGATCGGAAAGCAGGCCGACCGGCGGCTGCTCGACGCGTTGGCGGCGCCCGAGGTGAAGCCCTATGACTTCTCCGTGGATGCGACGGGCAACCCCCGGGAGGAGCTGTGGTTCGATTATGTCTCGGACCTGGGGGACGGCTGGGATTCCACCTACGCGGTGGCCCAGGCGGTTTCACACCCCACCCTCGCGGTGCGGGACGATTCAGGAGCCACCTACGAGACGCGCGGCGGGGAGCTGCTCGTGTTCGGTGGGGACGAGGTGTACCCGGCCGCGAGCGTGGCGGAGTACGTCGAGCGGACCCTCCAGCCCTGGGTCTGTGCCATTCGCGGGCAGCGGCGGCCGCCCCACCTGTTCGCCGTCCCGGGGAACCATGACTGGTATGATGGGCTCGTCTCCTTCATGCGCCTGTTCTGCCAGGGCCGCACCCTCGACGGGTTCAAGACCCACCAGCGCCGCAGCTACTTCTCCGTGAAGTTGCCCCAGGGGTGGTGGCTGCTCGGCGTGGACATGCAGCTCGAGTCGGACATCGACCGGCCCCAGGTCTCCTACTTCGAGGAGCTCGCCAAGCAGATGCGTGAGGGCGACCGCATCATCCTGTGCCTGGCGGAGCCCGCCTGGCTGGCCGCCCAGACGCATTCCCAGGAGAGCCGCTTCCGCCTGGAGAACAACCTCCGCTACCTCGAAGAGCACGTGCTGGGAAAGAAGGTCAGCGTCTTCCTCGCGGGAGACATCCACCACTACCAGCGCCATGCCAACGCGGAGGGGAGGCAGAAGATCGTCGCCGGAGGAGGCGGTGCCTTTCTGCACCCGACCCACGCATACCGGACGGAGGCCACGCTGCGGGAGGGCTTCACCCCGCGCAAGAGCTTCCCGAGCCCCCAGGAGTCCCGGCGGCTGTGCTGGCGCAACCTCGGGCTCGCGGCCACCAGCCCCCGGTTTGGGCTGCTCACCGGCCTGCTCTACCTGCTGTTGGCCTGGGCGCTCCCGGTGAACCTCGGCGATGCGAACGTACCGCAGTCCCTGGGGCTCGTGGGGCTCACGCTGCTCTCCAGCCCGGGGCTCGTGCTCATCACCGTGCTCGCCCTCCTGGGGCTGATCGGCTTCGCGGACAAAAGCTTCGGCCGCTGGCGCTGGGCCGCGGGGGGGCTGCACGGCCTGGCGCACCTGGCCGCGGTGTTCCTGCTCGCCGTGGGCGTGGCGCACCTGATGGGCTCCGTCCTGCATCTGCCCTTCCGAAGCCCAGGGAGGGACTTGCTCAGCGCCGGGCTCTTCTTCGTGGGCGGCTTCCTGGCCGGACCGACGCTCATGGGCCTCTACCTGCTCCTCTCGCTCAACGTCTTCGGCGCCCACGCGAACGAGGCGTTCTCCTCCCTGGCAATCCCCGACTGGAAGAACTTCATCCGGCTGCACATCGGCAAGAATGGAGAGCTGAGCATCTTTCCCGTCGGCATCCGGCGCGTGCCCCGGGCGTGGAAGCCAGGAGAGACCGCCCGGGAGCCGGCGTGGATCGCGGATCCCCAGGAGCGGCGGGCCACGCCCCCAGCGCTCATCGAGCCCCCCATCGTCCTGTGA
- a CDS encoding ferritin-like domain-containing protein, with protein sequence MRLFFQSVLMGWALWSTGASRDTRSPAEDERKQVFVAESRACITFVQSGFTSRIPRNYAMANTDIDALNSFLRGELSAVETYRQASKHIKSDLARTELDACRQDHEARVAAIKERIQSLGGQPADSSGLWGTFAKAVQGGADLLGEKAAIDALEQGEDHGLADYNRDMDKLHGAARTFARQQLLPAQKHTHARISRLKHNPNLH encoded by the coding sequence GTGCGGCTCTTCTTCCAATCCGTGCTGATGGGGTGGGCGCTGTGGTCCACCGGAGCTTCCCGGGACACCCGCTCGCCTGCTGAGGATGAGAGGAAACAAGTCTTCGTTGCTGAATCGAGGGCGTGCATCACCTTTGTGCAAAGCGGCTTCACGTCACGGATTCCAAGGAACTACGCCATGGCCAACACTGACATCGACGCGCTGAACTCCTTTCTGAGGGGGGAGTTGTCCGCCGTGGAGACCTACCGGCAGGCGAGCAAACACATCAAGAGCGACCTCGCCCGCACGGAACTGGACGCGTGCAGGCAAGACCACGAGGCCCGTGTGGCCGCCATCAAGGAGCGCATCCAGAGTCTGGGGGGCCAACCCGCTGACAGTTCCGGGCTGTGGGGCACCTTTGCCAAGGCGGTCCAAGGCGGCGCGGACTTGCTGGGCGAGAAGGCCGCCATCGATGCGCTGGAGCAGGGCGAGGACCACGGCTTGGCGGACTACAACCGCGACATGGACAAGCTCCACGGCGCCGCGCGCACCTTCGCCCGCCAACAGCTGTTGCCGGCCCAGAAGCATACGCATGCCCGGATCAGCCGTCTGAAGCACAACCCGAACCTGCACTGA
- a CDS encoding isopenicillin N synthase family dioxygenase, translating into MNTASAADGFDRLPVIDVRALTGGSSSAADRKAVATQIGAACRESGFFYAVGHGVDAGLQSHLEDLSRRFFALPLEDKLAIRMALGGRAWRGYFPVGGELTSGRPDRKEGLYFGSELGPGHPLVRAGTPLHGANLFPREPSGLRDAVLAYMAALTQLSHALMSGIALSLELAEDYFAARYTADPLVLFRIFNYPPGDDTAEDGHPIWGVGEHTDYGMLTLLKQDEAGGLQVKSRQGGQVRWVEAPPVPGSFVCNIGDMLDRMTRGVYRSTPHRVQNRAGRDRLSWPFFFDPGWTAAVRPIESPALAGAAADDASERWDRQSVHAFQGTYGDYLLGKVGKVFPDLKTEVL; encoded by the coding sequence ATGAACACCGCATCCGCAGCCGATGGCTTCGACCGTCTTCCCGTGATCGATGTCCGCGCGCTCACCGGTGGTTCCTCGAGTGCTGCGGACCGGAAGGCTGTCGCCACCCAGATCGGTGCGGCCTGCCGGGAGAGCGGCTTCTTCTATGCGGTGGGCCATGGCGTCGACGCAGGGCTTCAATCTCATCTAGAGGACTTGAGCCGCCGCTTCTTCGCGCTCCCGCTGGAGGACAAGCTGGCCATCCGCATGGCGCTCGGCGGCCGTGCCTGGCGCGGGTACTTCCCCGTTGGGGGCGAGCTGACCTCCGGCCGCCCGGACCGCAAGGAAGGCCTCTACTTTGGTTCCGAGCTCGGACCTGGGCACCCGCTCGTCCGGGCCGGGACGCCCCTCCATGGCGCCAACCTGTTCCCCCGCGAGCCCTCGGGCCTGCGCGACGCCGTCCTGGCGTACATGGCCGCTCTCACCCAGCTCAGCCATGCCCTCATGTCGGGCATCGCACTCAGCCTGGAGCTGGCGGAGGACTACTTCGCCGCGCGCTACACGGCCGACCCGCTGGTCCTCTTCCGCATCTTCAACTACCCCCCTGGGGACGACACCGCCGAGGACGGACACCCCATCTGGGGGGTGGGCGAGCACACGGACTACGGCATGCTGACCCTCCTCAAGCAGGACGAGGCGGGAGGGCTTCAGGTCAAGTCGCGCCAGGGGGGCCAGGTGCGCTGGGTGGAGGCGCCGCCCGTGCCCGGCTCGTTCGTGTGCAACATCGGGGACATGCTCGACCGCATGACCCGGGGCGTCTACCGTTCGACGCCACACCGGGTGCAGAACCGGGCGGGCCGTGACCGCCTGTCCTGGCCGTTCTTCTTCGACCCGGGGTGGACGGCGGCGGTCCGGCCCATTGAATCCCCGGCCCTCGCGGGTGCGGCGGCGGATGATGCCTCCGAGCGCTGGGACCGGCAGAGCGTGCATGCCTTCCAGGGCACCTACGGGGACTATCTCCTCGGCAAGGTGGGCAAGGTCTTCCCGGACCTGAAGACCGAGGTCCTGTGA
- a CDS encoding GMC oxidoreductase: MTPRREHFDAIIVGSGFGGSVMAWRLAEAGLRVCLLERGKAYPPGSFPRSPYAMRSNFWDPSMGLHGLFNLWSFKKLGGVVASGLGGGSLIYANVLLRKDERTFVHENLQDGGYEDWPVTREDLEPHYDAVEKMLGTQRYPFEHEPYRHTSKTIAMKLAAERMGLEDDWQLPPLGVTFANPGQRPVPGEPIRERFPNLHGRTRLTCRLCGECDIGCNYGSKNTLDYTYLSAAKRLGAELRVRAEVKAFWPEGSEYAVEYVDHSEAREGERPEVPTSMLPRTIISADQLVLAAGTFGSTYLLLKNRAAFPGLSGQLGTRFCGNGDLLGFLFKCTDSSKGKREPRILDGGHGPVITSALHIRDATEGGTGRGYYVEDAGYPEFVNWLYEGSGQLALLRRFMSLGQRLVKGWLGLSRDTDVSAEIASVLGDCVGSASSLPLLAMGRDIPDGRMSLNRDGLLDIEWSMRRSASYFRRVRQTMAEIADALEGKLLHNPLSYLSRVITVHPLGGCPMGRTAGQGVVDAHGQVFNHPGLYVADGAVMPGPTGPNPSLTIAALADRFADHLIDRARRPTSHPSFHVPVKEAPWPHTRT, from the coding sequence ATGACCCCACGGCGTGAACACTTTGACGCCATCATCGTCGGCTCGGGCTTTGGCGGCTCGGTGATGGCGTGGCGGTTGGCGGAGGCAGGCCTGCGCGTCTGCCTCCTGGAGCGCGGCAAGGCCTATCCGCCCGGCTCCTTCCCCCGCAGTCCCTATGCCATGCGCAGCAACTTCTGGGACCCGAGCATGGGACTGCACGGGCTCTTCAACCTGTGGTCCTTCAAGAAGCTGGGCGGCGTGGTGGCCAGTGGGCTGGGGGGTGGCTCGCTCATCTATGCCAACGTGCTGCTGCGCAAGGACGAGCGGACCTTCGTCCACGAGAACTTGCAGGACGGCGGATACGAGGACTGGCCCGTCACCCGCGAGGACCTGGAGCCGCACTACGACGCCGTGGAGAAGATGCTCGGGACCCAGCGCTACCCCTTCGAGCACGAGCCCTACCGCCACACCTCGAAGACGATCGCGATGAAGCTCGCCGCCGAGCGGATGGGCCTTGAGGACGACTGGCAGCTCCCCCCGCTGGGGGTGACGTTCGCCAACCCGGGACAGCGCCCTGTGCCGGGAGAGCCCATCCGGGAGCGGTTCCCGAACCTGCACGGGCGGACACGCCTGACGTGCCGGCTGTGCGGCGAGTGTGACATTGGCTGCAACTACGGCAGCAAGAACACGCTCGACTACACGTACCTCTCGGCCGCGAAGCGGCTCGGAGCGGAGCTGCGCGTCCGGGCCGAGGTGAAGGCCTTCTGGCCCGAGGGGAGCGAGTACGCCGTCGAGTACGTGGACCACTCGGAGGCACGGGAGGGCGAGCGGCCCGAAGTGCCCACCTCGATGTTGCCCCGGACGATCATCTCCGCGGACCAGCTCGTCCTGGCGGCGGGAACCTTCGGGTCGACGTACCTGCTGCTCAAGAACCGGGCGGCGTTCCCGGGGCTCAGCGGCCAGCTCGGGACGCGGTTCTGCGGCAACGGCGACCTGCTGGGGTTCCTCTTCAAGTGTACGGACAGCAGCAAGGGCAAGCGCGAGCCGCGCATCCTCGATGGGGGCCACGGCCCGGTCATCACCAGCGCCCTCCACATCCGGGATGCCACCGAAGGGGGCACGGGGCGCGGCTACTACGTGGAGGACGCGGGCTACCCGGAGTTCGTCAACTGGCTCTACGAGGGCAGCGGCCAGCTCGCCCTGCTGCGCCGCTTCATGAGCCTGGGCCAGCGGCTCGTGAAGGGGTGGCTTGGCCTCAGCCGGGATACCGACGTGAGCGCCGAGATCGCCAGCGTCCTCGGCGACTGCGTGGGCTCGGCCAGCTCGCTGCCGCTGCTCGCCATGGGCCGGGACATCCCGGATGGGCGGATGAGCCTGAACCGTGACGGGCTGCTGGACATCGAATGGAGCATGCGCCGCTCGGCCAGCTACTTCCGGCGCGTCCGCCAGACCATGGCGGAGATCGCCGATGCGCTCGAAGGGAAGCTGCTCCACAACCCGCTCAGCTACCTCAGCCGCGTCATCACCGTGCACCCGCTCGGCGGCTGTCCCATGGGCCGTACCGCCGGGCAAGGCGTAGTGGACGCCCATGGCCAGGTCTTCAACCACCCCGGCCTCTATGTGGCCGATGGGGCGGTGATGCCGGGCCCCACCGGCCCCAACCCCAGCCTCACCATCGCCGCCCTGGCCGACCGCTTCGCCGATCACCTCATCGATCGCGCCCGCCGCCCCACTTCTCACCCCTCGTTTCATGTCCCTGTGAAGGAAGCGCCATGGCCTCACACGCGCACGTAA
- a CDS encoding radical SAM protein, whose protein sequence is MHTSPLAAGLFQGRKTLSIMPTFTCPAACKDCGTLSSPKDRTRLSLSTMLDAIHQAKELGFYNVVFTGGEATLRWDDLLAGITEAHALGFPTRIVTNAHWAHSREAAHEKIARIMDAGLSEINYSTGDEHVRFIPLERVVHATVAAVERRLQTHIMVELRAERRVTRELLLGQPAIAALAPELRESLRVIESPWMPLAPGETERYPDHVAVTAANLPSRTGCDSVLQTYTLQSDGRIGSCCGLGLRVIPELNVATAGEGNAFLKEAIEAAENDFLKLWIRYKGPEKILAWAAERDPSIQWEGRFGHHCQACQMLYRDPRVARVIRAHYKEIVAEVIQSAWLDERYAPSRLRREASPSQLDMTR, encoded by the coding sequence ATGCACACGTCCCCATTGGCGGCCGGTTTGTTCCAAGGGCGCAAGACCTTGTCCATCATGCCCACCTTCACGTGTCCCGCCGCGTGCAAGGATTGTGGAACGCTCAGCAGCCCGAAGGATCGGACCCGGTTGTCCTTGAGCACCATGCTCGACGCCATCCATCAAGCGAAGGAGTTGGGCTTCTACAATGTGGTCTTCACCGGAGGGGAAGCGACCTTGCGGTGGGATGACTTGTTGGCCGGCATCACCGAGGCGCACGCGCTCGGGTTTCCCACGCGCATTGTCACCAATGCGCACTGGGCCCACTCCCGCGAGGCCGCCCACGAGAAGATCGCCCGGATCATGGACGCGGGCTTGTCGGAGATCAACTACAGCACCGGGGATGAGCACGTGCGCTTCATTCCCCTGGAGCGGGTGGTCCACGCCACGGTCGCCGCCGTCGAGCGGCGTCTCCAGACGCACATCATGGTCGAGCTCCGGGCCGAGCGCCGCGTCACCCGGGAGCTGCTCCTCGGACAACCCGCCATCGCGGCGCTGGCCCCGGAGCTTCGGGAGTCTCTCCGGGTCATCGAGAGCCCCTGGATGCCGCTGGCGCCGGGAGAGACGGAACGCTACCCGGACCACGTCGCCGTGACCGCGGCCAACCTTCCCAGCCGGACCGGCTGTGACAGCGTCTTGCAGACCTACACCCTGCAGTCCGATGGCCGGATTGGCTCCTGCTGCGGTCTGGGGCTTCGCGTCATCCCCGAGCTGAACGTGGCCACGGCTGGTGAGGGCAACGCGTTCCTGAAGGAAGCCATCGAGGCCGCGGAGAATGACTTCCTGAAGCTGTGGATCCGTTACAAAGGGCCCGAGAAGATCCTGGCCTGGGCCGCCGAGCGGGACCCCTCCATCCAGTGGGAAGGCCGCTTCGGCCACCACTGTCAGGCGTGTCAGATGCTCTACCGGGATCCGCGCGTCGCACGGGTCATCCGCGCGCATTACAAGGAGATCGTCGCCGAGGTGATCCAGAGTGCCTGGCTGGATGAGCGGTATGCGCCCTCGCGGTTGCGGCGCGAGGCCTCTCCCAGCCAGCTCGATATGACCCGCTGA
- a CDS encoding acetoacetate decarboxylase family protein, giving the protein MDGIPYTLPINSRESPALMAAFTIDASKAAALMPGNEVHPLRLWGNKGVLLVTVIDYRDTDIGPYIEFSVAIACTHGPKPARPLWPLLFQKHHGLGQYVVDLPVSTEVSVKGGKGIWGMPKHQANLDFHISGQTVSSQYDKDGKLALRIEIDRPGKAWLPLRASGANYCQFRGMLMKSLIHFRGKFALRLGRKASAHLTLGDHPRVQPLKTLGIASQPFFTGFLPSASGELDDHFECWFLSYPALPAGPQEGLESVAELGLSQHWLTPPSAGGRQQSPLPPLSQELT; this is encoded by the coding sequence GTGGATGGCATCCCCTACACGCTGCCCATCAACTCCCGGGAGTCCCCCGCGCTGATGGCGGCATTCACGATCGACGCGAGCAAGGCCGCCGCGCTGATGCCTGGCAACGAGGTACACCCGCTGCGCCTGTGGGGAAACAAGGGCGTGCTGCTCGTCACGGTCATCGACTACCGGGACACGGACATCGGGCCCTACATCGAGTTCAGCGTCGCCATCGCCTGCACCCACGGCCCGAAGCCCGCCCGCCCCCTGTGGCCCCTGCTCTTCCAGAAGCACCATGGGCTGGGCCAGTACGTGGTGGACCTGCCGGTGAGCACGGAGGTCTCCGTGAAGGGCGGCAAGGGCATCTGGGGCATGCCCAAGCACCAGGCGAACCTGGACTTCCACATCAGCGGCCAGACCGTCAGCAGCCAGTACGACAAAGACGGGAAGCTGGCGCTGCGCATCGAGATTGACCGGCCTGGCAAGGCGTGGCTCCCCCTGCGCGCCAGCGGTGCCAACTACTGCCAGTTCCGCGGGATGCTGATGAAGTCCCTCATCCACTTCCGGGGAAAATTCGCCCTCCGGCTGGGAAGGAAGGCCTCGGCCCACCTCACCCTCGGAGACCATCCGCGCGTGCAGCCGCTCAAGACGCTCGGGATTGCCTCCCAGCCGTTCTTCACCGGCTTCCTCCCCTCCGCGAGTGGCGAGCTGGATGACCATTTCGAGTGCTGGTTTCTCAGCTACCCCGCGCTTCCTGCCGGCCCCCAGGAGGGACTGGAGAGCGTGGCCGAGCTCGGCCTGAGCCAGCACTGGCTGACGCCGCCGAGCGCCGGCGGCAGGCAGCAGTCCCCGCTCCCTCCTCTCTCTCAGGAGCTCACATAA